The following coding sequences are from one Thermodesulfobacteriota bacterium window:
- a CDS encoding zinc-ribbon domain-containing protein, whose protein sequence is MIIHCENCNSKYRLDDSRISPPGSSVRCSKCGHIFFVEKKKDLGEMQKTPLTEETPLFEDLNEEIKAEEKQNDTAEITQSAGFENVHDLRQPELDIDNKQAQVDDDMLDLPTEKQEDLEEYIDKINSEEPNDEPQAAEEIPPIKTNDNAIEQELDVKEPSDLFEDEPNIEAETNELHNEKSFDDEPSGIEETMEYEDKEVELSKKASGFFAKLIYTLITLGALFVIIIASLVILINAQILPKGSLSNLTTSIESIIPFELTEKDIPLVIITEHKARWMNTINGPVYIVSGLISNESNVPVHYVKLRSEFIAADKKQFEDLFYAGNTFTDKELKGSPIETILLKLDQRNGDIDVNNTRKLAGLNYNIQPGESIPFFSVFPAEGRMLGLKYNLEVIDYKEDTQN, encoded by the coding sequence TTGATAATTCACTGCGAGAATTGTAATAGTAAATACAGGCTGGATGATTCCAGAATCTCTCCGCCCGGAAGCAGTGTTAGGTGCTCTAAATGCGGGCACATATTCTTTGTAGAAAAAAAGAAAGACCTGGGAGAAATGCAAAAAACACCTCTCACAGAAGAAACTCCCTTATTTGAAGATCTCAATGAAGAAATCAAGGCTGAAGAAAAACAAAATGATACAGCCGAAATAACCCAGAGCGCTGGATTTGAAAATGTTCATGATTTAAGACAACCGGAGTTGGATATCGACAATAAGCAAGCACAAGTTGATGATGACATGCTCGATCTGCCAACTGAAAAGCAAGAAGACCTTGAAGAATATATCGACAAGATAAATAGTGAAGAGCCTAATGACGAGCCGCAAGCTGCAGAGGAAATTCCTCCTATCAAAACTAATGATAATGCGATTGAGCAAGAGCTTGATGTAAAGGAGCCCAGCGATTTATTCGAAGATGAACCCAACATAGAAGCAGAAACAAATGAGCTGCACAATGAGAAAAGTTTTGATGATGAGCCTTCGGGGATAGAAGAAACTATGGAGTACGAAGACAAAGAGGTAGAACTTTCTAAAAAGGCAAGCGGATTCTTCGCCAAACTTATCTACACACTAATAACACTTGGCGCGCTTTTTGTAATAATAATTGCAAGTCTTGTTATTTTAATAAATGCCCAGATTCTACCAAAAGGCTCCTTATCTAATTTGACTACTTCGATCGAATCAATAATCCCATTTGAACTTACTGAGAAAGACATTCCTTTAGTGATAATCACTGAACATAAAGCCAGATGGATGAACACTATTAACGGGCCTGTGTATATTGTGTCAGGACTCATATCCAATGAGTCAAATGTTCCTGTTCATTACGTAAAACTGCGAAGCGAATTCATTGCAGCAGATAAAAAGCAGTTTGAAGATCTATTTTATGCCGGCAATACATTTACTGATAAGGAGCTCAAAGGCTCTCCTATAGAAACGATTCTACTAAAGCTGGACCAGAGAAACGGCGACATTGATGTTAATAACACGCGCAAGTTAGCCGGACTCAACTACAACATCCAACCTGGGGAATCAATACCTTTTTTCAGCGTATTCCCCGCTGAGGGAAGAATGCTGGGTCTTAAATACAATCTAGAAGTAATAGATTATAAAGAAGATACACAAAACTAA